The DNA sequence ACTGGTGACCCTGCCGGGCGCCCCGCACGCGATCCCGTGGACGCACGCCGACGAGGTGAACAACGCGATCATGCAGTTCATCGGAGCCCGCACCCCGGCGATGTCCCGCAAGAAGTAGGCGTACCTCTTTTTCCGCGATCTTGCACTTGTCGCCGGGCAGAAGCGACAAAAGGGGGAGATAACTGCAAGATCGCGGGGAAGGCGTGGGGGACGCGCGGGGAAAGGCGTGGGTCAGGCGCGGAGGTAGGCGAGGACGGCGAGGACCCTGCGGTGGGCGTCCTCGTCGGGCGGCAGGTCGAGCTTGGCCAGCACCGAGCCGATGTGCTTGGCCACCGCCGCGTCCGACACCACCAGGGTGCGCGCGATGGCCGCGTTCGACCGGCCCTCGGCCATCAAGCCCAGCACCTCCCGCTCGCGGGGCGTCAGCCGACTCAGCGGATCCCGGCGGCGGCGCAGCAGCTGGCGGACCACCTCCGGGTCGACGACCGTGCCGCCGGCGGCGACCCGGGCCAGCGCGTCGACGAACTCCTCGACCTCGCCGATCCGGTCCTTGAGCAGATAGCCGACGCCGGCACCCCGGCCGGAGTCGAGTAACTCGGCCGCGTACGTCTGCTCGACGTACTGGCTGAGCACCAGCACGGCCAGCGCCGGGCGGGCGGTCCGCAGCGCGACGGCGGCCCGCAACCCCTCGTCGGTGAAGCCGGGCGGCATCCGTACGTCGGTGACCACCACGTCCGGCCCGTGCACCCGGACCGCCTCGACCAGCGCCGCCGCGTCGCCGACCGAGGCGACGACGGTGTGCCCGAACCGCTGCAGCAGCCCGGCCAGTCCCTCCCGCAGCAGCACCGAGTCCTCGGCGAGCGCTACCCGCACGGGATCTCCGCCCGGACCACGGTCGGCCCGCCGGCCGGGCTCGACAGCAGCAGCCGGCCGTCGACCGCCGCGACCCGGTCGGCGAGCCCGGTCAGCCCGCTGCCGGCGGCCGGGTCGGCTCCCCCGACGCCGTCGTCGCGTACCTCGACGACCAGCCAGTCGCCGGCGACCCCCGTGACGCCGCCGCCGACCCGGGCCCGGGTGGCACCGCTGTGCTTGGCGACGTTCGCCAGCGCCTCGGTGACCACGAAGTACGCCGCCTGT is a window from the Polymorphospora rubra genome containing:
- a CDS encoding response regulator transcription factor; protein product: MRVALAEDSVLLREGLAGLLQRFGHTVVASVGDAAALVEAVRVHGPDVVVTDVRMPPGFTDEGLRAAVALRTARPALAVLVLSQYVEQTYAAELLDSGRGAGVGYLLKDRIGEVEEFVDALARVAAGGTVVDPEVVRQLLRRRRDPLSRLTPREREVLGLMAEGRSNAAIARTLVVSDAAVAKHIGSVLAKLDLPPDEDAHRRVLAVLAYLRA